In Andreesenia angusta, a single genomic region encodes these proteins:
- the recA gene encoding recombinase RecA translates to MIEKKKALDMALSQIEKQFGKGSIMKLGEDSKLNIEAVSTGCLDLDIALGIGGLPKGRIIEVYGPESSGKTTVALHSIAEVQKLGGIAAFIDAEHALDPAYARKLGVDTENLIVSQPDTGEQGLEIAEALVRSGAVDIIVVDSVAALVPKAEIEGDMGDSHMGLQARLMSQALRKLAGAIKKSNTIAIFINQLREKIGVMFGNPETTTGGRALKFYASVRLDVRRIETLKQGDEMIGNRTRVKVVKNKVAPPFKQAEFDIMYGEGISKYGSLVDVGVNDGIVDKAGSWFSYGDIRLGQGRENAKEFLRENPEVAEEIERRIREKHGLMGNIGYGEVKNEKKPSEEKKSQDGSEEKKGD, encoded by the coding sequence ATGATAGAGAAGAAAAAAGCGTTGGACATGGCACTTTCACAGATAGAGAAGCAGTTTGGTAAAGGTTCGATAATGAAGCTAGGAGAGGACTCAAAGCTGAACATAGAAGCTGTCTCCACAGGCTGCCTTGATCTGGATATAGCACTTGGAATAGGAGGTCTTCCAAAGGGAAGAATAATAGAGGTTTACGGACCTGAGTCTTCAGGAAAGACTACTGTTGCGCTTCATTCCATAGCAGAAGTACAGAAGCTCGGCGGGATAGCGGCCTTTATAGATGCTGAGCATGCGCTCGACCCTGCCTACGCCAGAAAGCTTGGAGTTGACACGGAAAACCTGATAGTCTCGCAGCCGGACACTGGAGAACAGGGCCTTGAAATAGCAGAGGCGCTTGTACGAAGCGGAGCTGTGGACATAATAGTTGTAGACTCGGTTGCGGCGCTTGTGCCTAAGGCCGAGATAGAGGGGGATATGGGAGACAGCCATATGGGCCTTCAGGCAAGGCTTATGTCACAAGCTCTTAGAAAGCTGGCAGGAGCTATAAAGAAATCCAATACTATAGCTATCTTTATAAACCAGCTTAGAGAGAAGATAGGGGTTATGTTCGGAAATCCTGAGACCACAACTGGAGGTAGGGCGCTTAAGTTCTACGCGTCTGTAAGGCTTGACGTGCGAAGGATTGAGACTCTAAAGCAAGGCGACGAGATGATAGGTAACAGGACAAGGGTGAAAGTCGTAAAAAACAAGGTGGCACCGCCTTTCAAGCAGGCAGAGTTCGACATAATGTACGGCGAGGGCATCTCTAAGTACGGAAGCCTTGTAGACGTTGGAGTTAACGACGGCATAGTGGACAAGGCTGGATCTTGGTTCAGCTACGGAGATATAAGGCTTGGACAGGGTAGAGAGAATGCCAAGGAATTCTTGAGAGAGAACCCAGAAGTGGCAGAAGAAATAGAGCGCAGAATCAGAGAAAAACACGGGCTTATGGGCAATATAGGTTACGGAGAAGTCAAAAATGAAAAGAAGCCTTCAGAAGAGAAGAAAAGCCAAGATGGCTCAGAGGAAAAAAAAGGAGACTAG
- the rimO gene encoding 30S ribosomal protein S12 methylthiotransferase RimO — translation MTYKISMVSLGCSKNLIDSEQMIGVLKGKDYEVTEDHSEADIIVVNTCGFIDKAKEESIDTILEAAEQKVHGKCKCLIVAGCLSERYREELLDEIPEVDGVLGTGNIVEIAEIVEKSLAGERVSKFGDVDADYFEDSKRVISTPSHSAYIKISEGCDNLCTYCIIPKLRGKYRSRKIESILDEARELAESGTKELILIAQDTSKYGMDLYGEYRLPELLDELQKLEGIEWIRILYIYPETFTDELVDAIARNSKVAKYVDIPIQHINDRVLKLMNRKTDKSSITALVEKLRSKVEGIVIRTTLIVGFPGEGEDEFRELKDYVEEMKFDRLGVFAYSQEEDTPAAKMKDQVDEEVKEQRQLEVMKVQKDISEEKSRSNIGRKFRVLVEEKVEDGVYLGRTYMDSPEIDGLLYVHSDRELEIGEFQTVIVKDALEYDLIGDVADELS, via the coding sequence ATGACGTATAAAATTTCAATGGTTTCACTTGGATGTTCCAAGAACCTCATAGATTCAGAACAGATGATAGGAGTGCTTAAAGGCAAAGACTACGAAGTCACGGAAGATCACAGCGAGGCGGACATAATAGTTGTGAACACATGCGGATTTATAGACAAGGCCAAAGAGGAGTCTATAGACACTATACTAGAGGCGGCAGAGCAGAAAGTGCATGGAAAATGCAAATGCCTTATAGTGGCGGGTTGCTTAAGTGAGAGGTATAGGGAAGAGCTTTTGGACGAGATTCCGGAGGTGGATGGAGTATTAGGCACTGGCAATATAGTTGAGATAGCTGAGATAGTGGAGAAGTCGCTTGCAGGAGAGAGGGTCTCCAAGTTCGGTGACGTGGATGCAGACTACTTTGAAGACTCTAAGAGGGTCATAAGCACGCCGTCACACTCTGCATATATCAAGATATCGGAAGGCTGCGACAATCTCTGCACCTACTGTATAATTCCGAAGTTAAGGGGAAAGTACAGAAGCAGAAAAATAGAGTCAATACTCGATGAGGCGAGAGAGCTTGCAGAGTCTGGCACAAAAGAGCTGATACTCATAGCCCAGGACACAAGCAAGTATGGGATGGACCTCTACGGCGAGTACAGGCTTCCAGAGCTCTTGGACGAGCTTCAGAAGCTAGAGGGGATAGAGTGGATAAGGATACTCTATATATACCCAGAGACTTTCACAGATGAGCTTGTAGACGCCATAGCCAGAAACAGCAAAGTTGCAAAGTATGTGGACATACCTATACAGCATATAAACGACAGAGTGCTGAAGTTGATGAACAGAAAGACAGACAAGAGTTCAATAACCGCTCTTGTGGAGAAGCTCCGCAGCAAAGTCGAGGGCATAGTCATAAGGACTACGCTTATAGTGGGATTCCCAGGAGAGGGAGAGGACGAGTTTAGAGAGCTGAAAGACTACGTAGAGGAGATGAAGTTCGACAGACTGGGCGTATTCGCCTACTCTCAGGAAGAGGATACCCCAGCAGCCAAGATGAAAGACCAGGTAGACGAAGAAGTCAAAGAGCAGAGGCAGCTTGAAGTCATGAAAGTACAGAAGGACATATCCGAGGAAAAGAGCAGGTCCAATATAGGAAGGAAATTCAGAGTACTTGTAGAAGAGAAGGTAGAGGACGGAGTATACCTGGGCAGGACTTATATGGACAGTCCTGAAATAGACGGGCTTTTATACGTGCATTCAGATAGAGAACTTGAAATAGGAGAATTCCAAACAGTCATAGTAAAAGACGCGCTAGAATACGATTTGATAGGAGATGTTGCAGATGAACTTAGCTAA
- a CDS encoding competence/damage-inducible protein A, whose amino-acid sequence MKAEIVSVGTELTSGDSLNTNSKYIASLLFELGIDVSLHISVKDDVELLKSVARDSIGRSDVIIFTGGLGPTEDDFTKEVVADVVSRKLVLDEKVLREIEEYFQKRDIVMSENNVKQAYVVEDSIALRNRVGTAPGYMFKHSGKIVVLLPGPPSEMKSMFELEVMPILKMENSSEIYTRVIKCIGIGESQLEQSIKHVIDESEDVYIATYAKVGEVKIKLISGKQKALERAFKKVVKLAEQNIFALSDISIEEAISDNLKSSKLKIGFCESCTGGLVTSKLTELDGASEILDRSVITYSNKSKMAEADVKYSTIEKHGAVSEEVALEMAEGLFRKSDIDIAVSITGIAGPGGGSEEKPVGLVYIAICTKNHKKAKRNIFAGDRKSIQRRAAKEAYNMIREYLIERDMFKVF is encoded by the coding sequence ATGAAAGCTGAAATAGTGAGCGTAGGGACTGAGCTGACATCGGGAGACAGTTTAAACACTAATTCCAAGTATATAGCGTCACTGCTCTTTGAGCTTGGGATAGACGTGAGTCTTCACATATCCGTAAAAGACGACGTAGAGCTCTTAAAATCTGTGGCGAGAGATTCCATAGGCAGGTCAGACGTCATAATATTTACAGGCGGGCTTGGTCCTACAGAGGACGACTTTACAAAAGAGGTTGTGGCAGACGTAGTCTCTAGAAAGCTTGTGCTGGACGAAAAGGTGCTCAGGGAGATAGAGGAGTACTTCCAGAAAAGGGATATAGTTATGAGCGAAAACAACGTCAAACAGGCATACGTAGTAGAGGACAGCATAGCACTTAGAAACCGTGTAGGCACAGCTCCTGGATACATGTTCAAGCACAGCGGAAAAATAGTCGTACTGCTTCCAGGACCTCCTTCAGAGATGAAGTCCATGTTTGAGCTAGAGGTCATGCCTATACTCAAGATGGAGAACAGCTCCGAGATATATACAAGAGTCATAAAATGCATAGGCATAGGGGAATCCCAGCTAGAGCAGAGCATAAAACATGTCATAGACGAGTCGGAAGACGTCTATATAGCGACATATGCAAAGGTTGGGGAAGTCAAGATAAAGCTTATCTCAGGAAAGCAGAAAGCGCTGGAGAGAGCTTTTAAAAAGGTAGTTAAATTAGCCGAGCAGAATATATTCGCACTTTCCGACATAAGCATAGAGGAAGCCATATCGGACAATTTGAAGTCGAGCAAGCTGAAGATAGGATTCTGCGAATCCTGCACAGGAGGACTTGTGACAAGCAAGCTGACAGAGCTAGACGGGGCCTCAGAGATACTGGATAGAAGCGTCATAACCTACAGCAACAAATCCAAGATGGCAGAGGCCGATGTGAAATACAGCACAATAGAGAAGCACGGAGCTGTAAGCGAGGAAGTGGCGCTTGAGATGGCGGAGGGGCTTTTCAGAAAGTCTGACATAGATATAGCCGTATCTATAACTGGAATAGCAGGGCCTGGCGGCGGAAGCGAGGAAAAGCCTGTAGGGCTTGTGTATATAGCCATATGCACAAAGAACCATAAAAAGGCCAAGCGAAATATATTTGCAGGAGATAGGAAGTCTATACAGAGAAGAGCCGCGAAAGAGGCATACAACATGATAAGGGAGTACCTCATAGAGAGAGATATGTTCAAGGTGTTCTAA
- a CDS encoding PHP domain-containing protein: MYKADLHIHTTSSDGLLSPSEVVDWAVRKGINAVAVTDHDTVDGIEEALRAGEEAGIEVIPGIELSCTYRGEEIHVLGYFIDWENGPLVEKLKELKEARDSRGHKMVEKLIEYGLDITVEAVMEKVGEGSFGRPHIARTMVDRGIVGSVEDAFNFYLVKGKPGYVERYKLTVEEGISLIKSANGVAVMAHPGIVSKKGYPKEILRYGFDGIEVVHSSHSEDTVDEYEKLALKMKLIATGGSDCHGVMKGGIPMIGDYTASIEAVERLKEARAKREMEANANG, encoded by the coding sequence ATGTATAAAGCAGATTTGCACATCCATACGACTAGCTCCGACGGACTATTGAGTCCTTCAGAGGTTGTGGACTGGGCAGTTAGAAAAGGGATAAATGCAGTTGCCGTAACCGACCACGACACGGTGGACGGGATAGAGGAGGCTCTAAGAGCTGGAGAAGAAGCTGGAATAGAAGTCATACCTGGAATAGAGCTCAGCTGCACCTACAGAGGCGAGGAGATACACGTGCTGGGGTATTTTATAGACTGGGAAAATGGGCCTCTCGTAGAGAAGCTAAAAGAGCTTAAAGAGGCCAGAGACAGCAGGGGTCATAAGATGGTGGAGAAGCTCATAGAGTACGGCTTGGACATCACAGTGGAAGCAGTGATGGAGAAAGTCGGGGAAGGATCTTTCGGGAGACCCCATATAGCCAGGACCATGGTGGACAGAGGCATAGTGGGGTCAGTTGAAGATGCATTCAACTTCTACCTTGTAAAGGGAAAGCCGGGCTATGTGGAGAGGTACAAGCTCACAGTTGAAGAGGGCATATCGCTTATAAAGAGCGCCAATGGAGTGGCAGTTATGGCCCATCCGGGAATAGTCTCGAAAAAAGGCTACCCCAAAGAGATACTCAGATACGGCTTCGACGGAATAGAGGTTGTCCACTCCTCACACAGCGAGGATACAGTCGATGAATACGAAAAGCTGGCTCTGAAGATGAAGCTTATAGCTACGGGAGGCTCTGACTGCCATGGAGTGATGAAAGGCGGGATTCCAATGATTGGAGACTATACCGCTAGCATTGAAGCTGTAGAGAGGCTGAAAGAGGCCAGAGCAAAAAGAGAAATGGAGGCGAATGCGAATGGCTAA
- a CDS encoding PadR family transcriptional regulator, whose translation MAKSQERNRQFPSKISTTSFVKLYIMHLLNERPHYGNEIIDEIRVRLNGKWEPSPGMIYPLLREFESEGYISGWWQEPDKRSIRHYKLTPEGYEHYKKIKLLYKSNIEDSLVMLRSIMADIYKEK comes from the coding sequence ATGGCTAAGAGTCAGGAGAGGAACAGGCAGTTCCCAAGCAAGATAAGCACCACTTCTTTCGTAAAGCTCTATATAATGCATCTTTTGAACGAAAGGCCGCACTATGGAAATGAAATAATAGACGAGATAAGAGTAAGGTTGAATGGAAAGTGGGAGCCTAGTCCAGGCATGATATATCCGCTTTTAAGGGAATTCGAGTCGGAAGGCTATATAAGCGGATGGTGGCAAGAGCCGGACAAGAGGTCCATAAGACACTACAAGCTCACACCTGAAGGGTATGAACACTACAAGAAAATAAAGCTGTTGTACAAGAGCAATATAGAGGACTCTCTAGTCATGCTCAGGAGTATTATGGCGGATATATATAAAGAAAAGTAG
- the pgsA gene encoding CDP-diacylglycerol--glycerol-3-phosphate 3-phosphatidyltransferase: MNLANKLTLLRIFLVPVFMFFLLVQMPYGEYLSVAIFILAALTDSLDGYIARNRNQVTKFGKFMDPLADKLLVTAALISLVEMGKLSAWVTFLIVAREFAITGLRVLAASENITIAASWWGKVKTITQMIAIVVLLLDNFPFSYLGFPFDSIMVGAAVVFTIISGADYLYKNRSVFMNM, encoded by the coding sequence ATGAACTTAGCTAACAAACTGACACTGCTCAGGATATTCCTGGTGCCTGTGTTCATGTTCTTTCTCTTGGTGCAAATGCCATATGGAGAGTACTTGTCGGTTGCGATATTTATACTGGCTGCTTTAACAGACAGTTTAGACGGGTATATAGCTAGAAACAGAAACCAGGTAACCAAGTTCGGGAAGTTTATGGACCCTCTAGCGGACAAGCTTCTGGTCACTGCGGCCCTTATCTCGCTTGTGGAGATGGGGAAGCTTTCAGCTTGGGTCACGTTTCTTATAGTCGCTAGAGAGTTTGCCATAACTGGACTAAGGGTGCTTGCGGCGTCCGAGAACATAACTATAGCGGCCAGCTGGTGGGGGAAGGTCAAGACCATAACCCAGATGATAGCCATAGTTGTACTGCTGCTCGACAACTTCCCGTTTAGCTACTTGGGGTTCCCGTTTGACAGCATAATGGTGGGAGCAGCAGTTGTATTTACTATAATTTCAGGCGCTGACTATCTTTATAAAAACAGATCTGTATTTATGAACATGTAG
- the rny gene encoding ribonuclease Y has product MSTGITIIIAIAGAGVGAIIGYIVRKTIGEGKIGSAEEVAAKLIDDSKKEAETLKKESLLEAKEEIHKLRAEVDKENKERRSEIQKLERRLQNKEESIDKKGEAIEKKDEYLSRRIKELETKEEAVSEALEARKLELEKVSGLTSEEAKNILLDEVKRDIAQETALMIKEKESQAKEEADKKAREIITYAIQKCAADHVAETTVSVVSLPNDEMKGRIIGREGRNIRTLETLTGIDLIIDDTPEAVILSGFDPIRREVARIALEKLIVDGRIHPARIEEMVEKAKKEVENYIREQGEQAAFETGIHGLHSEIIRLLGRLTYRTSYGQNILKHSIEVSHLAGLMAAELGADVRIAKRAGLLHDLGKAVDHEMEGPHVDIGVDLAKRYRESKEVIHGIEAHHGDVEPQTVEAVLVQAADAISAARPGARRETLEAYIKRLEKLEEIANSFEGVEKSFAIQAGREVRIMVKPEIVNDSQTVATAREIVKRIENELEYPGQIKVNLIRETRAVEYAK; this is encoded by the coding sequence ATATCTACAGGAATAACTATAATCATAGCAATAGCTGGAGCAGGAGTAGGAGCTATCATAGGATATATAGTCAGAAAGACCATAGGCGAAGGTAAAATAGGAAGCGCTGAAGAGGTTGCGGCTAAATTGATAGATGATTCCAAGAAAGAAGCGGAGACGCTTAAAAAAGAGTCGCTGCTGGAGGCTAAAGAGGAGATCCACAAGCTAAGAGCAGAGGTTGACAAGGAGAACAAAGAGAGAAGATCAGAGATCCAGAAACTGGAGAGAAGGCTTCAAAACAAAGAAGAGAGCATCGACAAGAAGGGCGAGGCCATAGAAAAGAAAGATGAATATCTCTCAAGGAGAATTAAAGAACTAGAGACAAAAGAGGAAGCTGTAAGCGAAGCCCTAGAGGCTAGAAAGCTGGAGCTTGAGAAAGTCTCTGGACTTACTTCCGAAGAGGCCAAGAACATACTCTTAGACGAGGTCAAGAGGGACATAGCTCAGGAGACTGCGCTTATGATCAAAGAGAAGGAGTCTCAGGCTAAAGAGGAAGCTGACAAGAAGGCCAGAGAGATAATAACCTATGCGATACAGAAATGCGCTGCAGACCATGTGGCGGAGACAACTGTATCGGTTGTATCACTTCCTAATGACGAGATGAAGGGAAGGATAATAGGTAGGGAAGGTAGAAATATAAGGACACTTGAGACACTAACAGGGATAGACCTTATAATAGACGACACTCCGGAAGCTGTAATACTATCAGGATTCGACCCTATAAGAAGAGAAGTGGCTAGAATAGCACTTGAGAAGCTGATTGTAGACGGCAGAATACACCCTGCAAGGATAGAGGAGATGGTGGAGAAAGCCAAGAAAGAAGTGGAAAACTACATCAGAGAGCAGGGAGAGCAGGCCGCATTCGAAACCGGAATACATGGCCTTCACTCAGAGATAATAAGGCTGCTAGGAAGACTGACCTACAGGACAAGTTATGGACAGAATATCCTAAAGCACTCTATAGAGGTATCGCATCTTGCTGGACTTATGGCGGCAGAACTTGGGGCAGACGTGAGGATAGCCAAGAGAGCAGGTCTTCTTCATGACCTAGGAAAAGCTGTAGACCACGAGATGGAAGGTCCGCACGTAGACATCGGTGTGGACTTGGCGAAGAGGTACAGGGAGTCTAAAGAGGTAATACACGGCATAGAGGCGCATCACGGAGATGTGGAACCTCAAACTGTAGAGGCCGTGCTGGTGCAGGCTGCGGATGCCATATCAGCTGCAAGACCTGGAGCTAGAAGAGAGACGCTAGAGGCCTATATAAAGAGGCTTGAAAAGCTAGAGGAGATAGCGAACTCATTTGAGGGAGTGGAAAAGTCGTTTGCTATACAGGCAGGAAGAGAAGTCAGGATAATGGTTAAACCTGAAATTGTAAACGACAGCCAGACTGTAGCCACAGCCAGGGAAATCGTGAAGCGTATAGAAAACGAACTTGAGTACCCAGGGCAGATAAAAGTGAATCTCATAAGAGAGACAAGGGCAGTGGAGTACGCAAAGTAG
- a CDS encoding THUMP domain-containing class I SAM-dependent RNA methyltransferase encodes MKKIELIATSAFGLESVLKSEILDLGFDIVSVENGKVTFESDIRGIAIANLHLRTADRVLLKMGEFKALSFEELFEQTKALPWGDWIPEDGKFTVDGKSVKSKLFSISDCQAIVKKAVVNKLAEKYNVEWFKETGADYKIQVSLLKDIATLTIDTSGAGLHKRGYRAKASEAPIKETLAAAMVILSYWDKDRFLLDPFCGSGTIPIEAAMIGRNIAPGLNRHFASEGWDIIGKEIWKEERVRALKAIDQTSEIKIEAYDIDPESIRIAKENAIEAGVDDCIEFSVQNFYNISVKEPYGVLICNPPYGERLSYSSEIKRLYTHMGAIFKDLDDWSKYVITSFEHFEKYYGKKADKKRKLYNGTIKVDYYQYYGKKPPSNS; translated from the coding sequence ATGAAAAAAATAGAACTAATAGCAACTTCGGCCTTCGGGCTTGAGAGTGTACTGAAGTCAGAGATACTAGACCTAGGCTTCGATATAGTTTCAGTCGAAAATGGAAAAGTCACCTTTGAAAGCGACATAAGGGGAATAGCCATAGCAAATCTTCACCTCAGAACTGCCGACAGAGTACTTCTGAAGATGGGAGAGTTTAAGGCGCTCTCTTTCGAAGAGCTCTTCGAGCAGACAAAAGCTCTACCTTGGGGCGACTGGATTCCTGAAGACGGAAAGTTCACTGTGGACGGCAAATCTGTAAAGTCGAAGCTATTCAGCATCTCGGACTGTCAGGCCATAGTCAAGAAAGCCGTCGTAAACAAGCTTGCAGAAAAATACAATGTAGAGTGGTTTAAAGAGACGGGGGCCGACTACAAGATACAGGTCTCGCTTCTTAAAGATATAGCCACTCTTACAATAGATACCTCTGGCGCTGGACTTCACAAGAGAGGCTACAGAGCCAAGGCATCAGAGGCTCCTATAAAAGAGACTCTAGCCGCTGCCATGGTCATCTTAAGCTACTGGGACAAGGACAGATTCCTGCTAGACCCTTTCTGCGGCTCCGGAACCATCCCTATAGAGGCTGCCATGATAGGGCGGAATATAGCCCCTGGACTCAACAGGCATTTCGCCTCAGAGGGCTGGGACATCATAGGCAAGGAAATATGGAAAGAGGAGAGAGTCAGGGCTCTCAAAGCCATCGACCAGACTTCTGAAATCAAGATAGAGGCCTACGATATAGACCCCGAGTCTATCAGAATTGCCAAGGAAAACGCCATAGAGGCCGGAGTAGACGACTGCATAGAGTTCAGTGTGCAGAACTTCTACAACATAAGTGTAAAGGAGCCGTACGGCGTGCTTATATGCAACCCTCCTTACGGAGAGAGGCTTAGCTACAGCAGTGAAATAAAGCGTCTATACACGCATATGGGAGCCATCTTCAAGGATTTAGACGATTGGTCTAAGTATGTAATAACTTCTTTCGAGCACTTCGAAAAGTACTACGGCAAAAAAGCCGACAAGAAGCGAAAGCTCTACAACGGAACTATAAAAGTAGACTACTACCAGTACTACGGTAAAAAACCGCCTTCAAATTCTTAG
- a CDS encoding stage V sporulation protein S encodes MDVLKVSAKSNPNSVAGALAGVLREKGAAEIQAVGAGALNQAVKAVAIARGFVAPSGVDLICIPAFTDIEIDGEERTAIKLIVEPR; translated from the coding sequence ATGGACGTTTTAAAAGTATCGGCAAAATCCAATCCAAATTCTGTAGCAGGAGCGCTAGCAGGTGTACTTAGAGAGAAAGGGGCAGCGGAAATACAGGCTGTAGGTGCTGGAGCGCTGAACCAGGCTGTAAAGGCGGTTGCCATAGCCAGAGGTTTTGTAGCCCCAAGTGGAGTTGACCTTATATGCATACCGGCTTTTACGGATATAGAGATAGACGGAGAGGAAAGGACAGCTATAAAGCTTATAGTTGAGCCTAGATAA
- a CDS encoding DNA translocase FtsK, with translation MKHLVQRKKTRKSNAPKRGGAKDKTRQEIYIGAGILFIVIMIISLHTDSAGIIGEMLKAATLSLFGIGGYVFPYFLITIALFYFLKKDEFKKNCIALSVIYVSVLGIMDIMLFQYRGDMRGLVEVVKSASEIGRTGFGGGVAGAVVSFIGRKLLGPTGTVFLQLFMIAGAVLVVSNRNLSSVIRSFFLFVRGVYARSRHVIKDLSESPKSPSSKAGATAKVKRPAPEITERELRILDHNKAEKMERSEASKVEESRPEPEKEKLEIDTVAGGERAPYKYPHLGFLSEKEEQKNDEKSVVRENAEKLVETLSNFGIEARVDQVSIGPSITKYELQIAAGVKVSRILSLSNDLALSLASSDIRIEAPIPGKSAIGIEVPNKYKTGVKLREILSSKEFLDSDSAVPIALGKSVEGESIVASIEKMPHLLIAGATGSGKSVCINTIITSILYKSSPEEVRLILVDPKVVELSIYNGIPHLLIPVVTDAKKASGALNWAVQEMNRRYELFAENSVRDITGYNKKLTDKKLPKIVMIIDELADLMMVSSSDVEDLICRIAQMARAAGIHLILATQRPSVDVITGTIKANIPSRISFAVSSQTDSRTILDMGGAEKLLGRGDMLYYPVGASKPLRVQGAFIDDEEVERIVGFVKSSSELEYEEKLMEEVDREIDMSGDCDELLPKAIEIVVADGQASISLLQRRLKIGYARAARIVDQMEERGIIGGYEGSKPRKVLVEPEELED, from the coding sequence GTGAAACACTTGGTTCAAAGAAAAAAGACAAGAAAGAGCAACGCACCAAAGAGAGGGGGTGCAAAAGACAAGACAAGACAAGAGATATACATAGGAGCTGGGATACTTTTCATAGTCATAATGATAATAAGCCTCCATACAGATTCAGCCGGGATAATAGGGGAGATGTTAAAAGCGGCAACGCTTTCGCTTTTCGGGATAGGGGGTTATGTGTTTCCATACTTCCTGATAACGATAGCGCTTTTCTATTTTCTGAAAAAAGACGAGTTCAAGAAGAACTGCATAGCGCTTTCGGTTATCTACGTGTCAGTGCTTGGAATAATGGATATAATGCTTTTTCAGTACAGAGGCGATATGAGAGGACTTGTAGAGGTAGTTAAATCCGCTTCAGAGATAGGTAGGACCGGATTTGGAGGAGGAGTGGCGGGAGCTGTAGTGTCTTTCATAGGCAGAAAGCTTCTAGGCCCAACAGGCACAGTCTTCTTGCAGCTGTTTATGATAGCTGGAGCAGTGCTTGTAGTGAGCAATAGGAACTTAAGCAGCGTCATAAGGAGCTTCTTTCTCTTTGTAAGAGGTGTATATGCAAGGTCTAGACATGTTATAAAAGATTTAAGTGAAAGCCCGAAGTCGCCTTCAAGTAAAGCCGGAGCGACTGCGAAGGTGAAGAGGCCAGCACCTGAGATCACAGAAAGAGAGCTCAGGATACTAGACCACAACAAGGCTGAGAAGATGGAAAGAAGCGAAGCTTCAAAGGTCGAAGAATCAAGGCCTGAGCCTGAAAAAGAAAAGCTTGAAATAGATACAGTTGCAGGCGGAGAGAGAGCACCGTACAAGTATCCCCACTTAGGCTTCTTGAGCGAGAAAGAGGAGCAAAAAAACGACGAGAAGTCGGTTGTGAGAGAGAATGCAGAAAAGCTGGTGGAGACGCTTTCCAACTTCGGAATAGAGGCCAGAGTAGACCAGGTCAGCATAGGGCCATCCATAACGAAGTACGAGCTTCAGATAGCAGCAGGGGTGAAAGTCAGCAGGATACTCAGCCTTTCAAACGACTTGGCCTTGAGCCTTGCATCTTCAGACATAAGGATAGAGGCCCCTATACCGGGTAAGTCAGCCATAGGGATAGAAGTTCCAAACAAGTACAAGACCGGGGTGAAGCTTAGGGAAATACTCTCCTCTAAGGAGTTTCTGGATTCAGACAGCGCCGTGCCTATAGCGCTTGGAAAGAGCGTAGAAGGTGAGTCTATAGTTGCGAGCATAGAGAAGATGCCCCACCTGCTAATAGCAGGAGCCACAGGTTCGGGCAAAAGCGTTTGCATAAACACCATAATAACGAGTATACTATATAAATCAAGTCCCGAAGAGGTGAGGCTCATACTTGTCGACCCTAAGGTCGTAGAGCTCAGCATATACAACGGGATACCGCATCTGCTTATACCTGTTGTGACAGACGCCAAGAAGGCATCTGGAGCCCTAAACTGGGCAGTTCAGGAGATGAACAGGAGGTACGAGCTTTTCGCAGAGAACAGTGTCAGGGATATCACAGGGTACAACAAGAAGCTGACTGATAAAAAGCTGCCCAAGATAGTTATGATAATAGACGAGCTAGCAGACCTTATGATGGTCTCTTCTTCAGATGTGGAAGACCTCATATGCAGGATAGCCCAGATGGCGAGGGCGGCTGGAATACACCTTATACTCGCTACACAGAGGCCGTCTGTAGATGTAATAACAGGGACTATAAAGGCCAATATACCATCCAGGATTTCGTTTGCAGTGTCTTCACAGACTGATTCCAGGACTATACTGGACATGGGCGGAGCAGAGAAGCTGCTGGGAAGAGGAGACATGCTCTACTACCCTGTAGGGGCTTCAAAGCCGCTCAGGGTGCAAGGAGCCTTTATAGACGACGAAGAGGTGGAACGCATAGTCGGATTTGTAAAGTCCAGCTCGGAACTCGAGTACGAGGAAAAGCTGATGGAAGAGGTGGACAGAGAGATAGATATGAGCGGAGACTGCGACGAACTGCTCCCGAAGGCCATAGAGATAGTGGTTGCGGACGGGCAGGCTTCTATATCCCTCTTGCAGAGAAGGCTCAAGATAGGATATGCAAGGGCTGCCAGGATAGTGGACCAGATGGAGGAACGTGGTATAATAGGTGGATACGAGGGAAGCAAGCCTAGAAAAGTGCTTGTAGAGCCGGAAGAACTAGAGGACTAA